A genomic stretch from Helianthus annuus cultivar XRQ/B chromosome 1, HanXRQr2.0-SUNRISE, whole genome shotgun sequence includes:
- the LOC110887524 gene encoding uncharacterized protein LOC110887524 translates to MEDTDEYMIPPVDTTHVYNRRNLTGNLDGEDPIDEGDIPSNTDWFDGWNPNEHISDMNLDEMDIGTQTQKEIDYCSTPVQLTGVIYDHAAWEASKKNKKVLLKTMDNNIKKYISLVSDMNALVKGVKEKFFWDVEIMERCKRWNDAVKNSVSTDTVSIPAEVSYAGDEVVQNKVGQCGETNQELEGDGDAKLEHQNTVKDKGCDDVHDTPFDDGGISDSCLAALQTIEPGVYRQTTEVAQADVVNNMDQPVNLAECSQQQAHKQNTITDAYDKDKPPTTSADEPAEVTEAEMHEHK, encoded by the exons ATGGAAGATACGGATGAGTACATGATACCACCAGTGGATACGACACATGTCTACAACAGAAGAAACCTGACTGGAAACCTGGATGGGGAGGATCCGATTGACGAAGGAGACATACCATCAAATACGGATTGGTTTGACGGGTGGAATCCGAATGAACATATTTCAGACATGAATTTAGATGAAATGGACATAGGGACACAAACGCAAAAAGAGATTGACTACTGCAGCACTCCAGTTCAACTAACCGGGGTGATCTATGATCATGCTGCGTGGGAAGCctcgaaaaaaaataaaaag GTGTTGTTGAAAACAATGGACAATAATATAAAGAAATACATTTCTCTTGTTTCGGATATGAATGCTCTCGTTAAGGGTGTAAAGGAGAAGTTTTTCTGGGATGTTGAAATTATGGAAAGGTGTAAAAGATGGAATGATGCGGTTAAAAATTCCGTTTCTACGGATACAGTTTCGATACCTGCTGAAGTAAGCTATGCTGGTGATGAGGTGGTTCAAAACAAAGTCGGACAATGTGGCGAAACAAATCAAGAGTTAGAGGGCGATGGAGATGCAAAATTGGAACATCAAAACACGGTGAAAGATAAAG GATGTGATGATGTTCATGATACCCCATTTGATGATGGTGGTATTTCGGACTCGTGCCTGGCTGCCTTACAAACCATCGAACCAGGCGTATACAGGCAGACTACAGAAG TGGCGCAAGCAGATGTGGTGAACAACATGGACCAACCTGTAAATTTGGCAGAGTGCAGTCAACAACAAGCACATAAACAGAATACAATAACCGACGCCTATGATAAAGATAAGCCTCCGACAACATCAGCTGATGAACCTGCTGAAGTGACCGAAGCAGAAATGCA CGAACACAAATAA
- the LOC110936220 gene encoding uncharacterized protein LOC110936220, with translation MIREKREKRLAELGDAYRSPYCNRVTNLYEPLLVRDQNIICYLLAPMGDIGTLIYKSDSGVEALKIIFETFHPSQYISYGGMDTFVDVLNFEEKKRDRKSSPYRLFLPTTILQDEMFEPKITDSDRLKVFGPGVDDILCKYQVKKVDKVDLIFIPVLLSDHYWCLCFNMKNGDIELIDNSRYAESFTKRYRGRPEKLRRVLVLYLKGKLGQKEWITKLEKAKIIRKEMEWRTLQNGSDCGVFTMRHMETYKGKSPWNAGFKTEDQKEMQDSQLRFLRYRYLSKIVLSDYNLIRKEVYDKATDFMANSIPADALHDLDSKISNRLEQFFKLKKRKQNEKS, from the exons ATGATCAGGGAAAAGAGGGAAAAGCGGCTGGCAGAACTAGGTGACGCATATAGATCGCCTTACTGCAACAGGGTAACCAACCTATATGAGCCACTTTTGGTACGTGACCAAAACATCATCTGTTATCTCTTAGCTCCGATGGGAGATATTGG GACATTGATATACAAGTCTGACAGTGGAGTCGAAGCGCTTAAAATCATATTTGAAACCTTCCACCCATCGCAATACATATCATATGGTGGAATGGACACATTTGTAGATGTTTTAAACTTTGAAGAGAAAAAAAGGGACAGAAAATCATCACCCTACAGGCTGTTCTTACCAACTACAATATTG CAAGACGAAATGTTTGAGCCAAAAATCACAGATAGTGATCGATTGAAAGTATTCGGACCAGGCGTAGACGATATATTGTGTAAGTATCAGGTGAAGAAAGTTGACAAAGTTGATCTCATCTTCATTCCAGTACTACTTTCTGATCATTACTGGTGCCTATGCTTTAACATGAAAAATGGAGATATCGAGTTAATCGATAACTCTCGGTATGCCGAATCGTTTACCAAACGCTACCGTGGACGCCCCGAAAAGCTG CGGAGAGTCCTAGTGCTATACCTAAAAGGCAAACTTGGACAAAAAGAGTGGATAACAAAGTTGGAAAAAGCAAAAATAATTCGAAAGGAAATGGAGTGGAGAACTCTTCAAAATGGTAGTGACTGTGGTGTCTTCACTATGAGGCATATGGAGACATACAAGGGCAAATCTCCATGGAATGCAGGGTTTAAAACGGAAGACCAGAAAGAAATGCAAGATTCACAACTACGGTTTTTGCGGTACAGGTATCTTAGTAAGATTGTATTGTCCGACTACAATCTTATAAGGAAGGAGGTATACGACAAAGCTACGGACTTTATGGCGAATTCGATCCCCGCTGATGCTTTGCACGATCTAGATAGCAAAATAAGTAACAGAT
- the LOC110887678 gene encoding uncharacterized protein LOC110887678, whose protein sequence is MTWQEFKEPFMRYHCPQSAIDKIQEDFLRLRQKNESINEISNTFMDKMKFCGDFVKTERMKINRFYGVLKAEFREFITPSKCETLDELINLARDREIEIKRQEERGEKRSNEKGASSSPSKKTKFQDHGKKDKSRGGISPCKTCGKLHTGECLLGKKECYKCGEGGHRSYKFPNNPKTCFNCFQKGHVKSECPKLQQGSKKEGKNEESSKAKGRMFQITSEEAKSHPNVVSGIFLLNSRMWFQIERMPMPLEVEIADSKIYMLHEICRNCKFTIEDEEFNIDLIPMVLGEFKMIVGMDWMARHHAEINCENKIMFVQSPSGRQLSIQGERNVETKLCTLVQAVKHILNGSRAYLAYVVDARQTLPKLEDVEVVNEFPDVFPEELPGLPPEREVEFRIELNPGAKPVAKAPYRLAPTEMRELMT, encoded by the exons ATGACATGGCAAGAATTTAAGGAGCCCTTCATGAGATATCATTGTCCTCAGTCGGCTATTGATAAGATTCAGGAGGATTTCTTACGTCTCCGACAGAAAAACGAGTCAATAAACGAAATATCAAACACTttcatggataagatgaagttctgtggGGATTTTGTGAAGACCGAAAGAATGAAGATCAATCGGTTTTATGGCGTATTAAAGGCAGAGTTTAGGGAGTTCATCACTCCCTCGAAATGTGAAACCCTTGACGAACTTATCAATTTGGCACGGGATAGAGAAATCGAGATTAAAAGGCAAGAAGAACGAGGTGAAAAGAGATCGAATGAAAAGGGGGCAAGTTCAAGTCCGtccaagaaaacaaagtttcaaGACCACGGAAAGAAAGACAAGTCAAGGGGTGGTATTTCTCCGTGCAAGACATGTGGGAAACTTCATACTGGGGAATGCCTTCTGGGTAAGAAGGAGTGCTATAAATGCGGCGAAGGAGGGCATAGATCCTACAAGTTCCCTAACAACCCGAAGACATGTTTCAATTGTTTCCAGAAAGGGCATGTTAAGTCGGAGTGTCCGAAACTCCAACAAGGATCCAAGAAGGAGGGAAAGAACGAAGAAAGCTCTAAGGCGAAAGGGAGGATGTTTCAAATCACATCCGAAGAAGCCAAGTCCCATCCGAATGTGGTTTCAGGTATCTTTCTATTAAACTCCAGGATGTGGTTTCAG ATTGAACGAATGCcgatgcccttagaagtagaaaTAGCCGATAGTAAGATCTATATGTTACACGAGATTTGTAGAAATTGCAAATTCACTATAGAAGATGAAGAATTCAATATCGACCTCATACCTATGGTTTTGGGGGAGTTTAAAatgatagtgggaatggattggatGGCACGACACCATGCAGAGATTAATTGTgaaaataaaataatgtttgtCCAATCTCCAAGTGGAAGGCAACTGAGTATTCAAGGGGAGAGAAACGTGGAAACAAAATTATGCACCCTTGTTCAAGCCGTAAAACACATACTTAATGGGAGTAGAGCATACTTAGCTTATGTAGTAGACGCTCGACAAACCCTCCCAAAGCTTGAAGATGTTGAGGTCGTGAACGAATTCCCGGATGTATTTCCGGAGGAATTGCCGGGACTCCCTCCCGAACGAGaagtagagtttcgcatcgagTTGAATCCGGGTGCGAAGCCGGTTGCGAAGGCTCCCTATAGATTGGCTCCCACCGAGATGCGGGAGTTAATGACATAA